A window of Mobula hypostoma unplaced genomic scaffold, sMobHyp1.1 scaffold_42, whole genome shotgun sequence contains these coding sequences:
- the LOC134341978 gene encoding LOW QUALITY PROTEIN: NACHT, LRR and PYD domains-containing protein 12-like (The sequence of the model RefSeq protein was modified relative to this genomic sequence to represent the inferred CDS: deleted 1 base in 1 codon), with translation MATGGKLNRVQKVLRRLLPGNSSREDDRDTGSKVPKQGQIESDVPMECGPAAAEVEQIQPRDSDVRDTDQDPVTSTSEAIVCQPRDSDVRDTDQDPGTGTSEATVCQPRDSDVRDTDQDPGTGTSEATVCQPRDSDVRDTDQDPGTGTSEATVCQPRDSDVTDTDQDPGTGTSEATVCQPRDSDVRDTEQDPGTGTSEVTVCQPRDSDVRDTEQDPGTGTSEATVCQLGSSLNTELSSPQQGAEPGFTISDLLAQGEEYRLYQLTKFYRDRLIQAIEEKVERLGWMLTKEGHFSREENEKVTELTEKGNRTESSRLFLSLVMGKGSRARRAMWESFVTWRTELPKLDRILREIQELDPDPQEYMNIAQGLSELPTQLIDVQQKHKETLRVQTESLRVNTILMREKVKVFQLVDQYAELTVISTVRDRRLVEHELLARGRDHEEWREKHLRGELEKIQTDQLFQSSFSRSKSKTGSSAAVAGVAGIGKTTMVQKIIYDWATRKIYQQFHFVFSFKFRDLNSINCRINLRELILDQYPYFGNLLTEVWKNPEGLLFIFDGLDEFKQNIDFADSQRDTEPKHQCPDPEWWCEVSDIVYSLIQGKLLPGCSVLVTTRPTALHLLEKAKISVWAEILGFVGEERKEYFIRYFEDQTVAAAVFKHVKENEILYTMSYNPSYCWILALALGPFFTQRVRDPQRVPKTITQLYSYYIYNILKNHGREIERPRDVFLSVGQMAFRGVSKKKIVFTDGDLISYSLQPSQFLSGFLVELLEREDSSRSVVYTFPHLTIQEFVAAVAQFLTIHPRDILKFLTEAHSTTDGRFEVFLRFVAGLSNPMTARGLAEFLGPFPHETTCRVIDWVKEEVKRQSGNTWSEAGKRSLLNTLHYLFESQNRGLAQAALGSVETLSFSGMTLTPIDCVVLSHVIGLCDTIKHLNLVNCHIQCEGIQRLGPGLHKCQELGLGGNELGDSGVKTVSAALRNPECKIQTLGLYDVGLTDSGAEDLASALSTNPSLTELNLSGNKLGDSGVKLVSAALRNPECKLQELWLNNVGLTDSGAEDLASALSTNPSLTMLDLSDNELGDSGVKLMSAALRNPECKIRKLRLDRVGLTDSGAEDLASALSTNPSLTELSLSDNELGDSGVKLVSAALRNPECKIQKLQLRNVGLTESGAEDLVSALSTKPSLTDLNLSGNKLGNSGAKLLSAALRTSECKIQKLWLDHVGLTDSGAEDLVSALSTKPSLTELILIENSLTDRSVPALRHLILTLPGLELIWLVGNQFSETGMKELDLCRNSDPD, from the exons ATGGCTACAG GTGGGAAATTAAATCGGGTACAGAAAGTACTCAGGAGGTTATTACCAGGCAACTCATCGAGGGAAGATGATCGGGACACAGGAAGCAAGGTACCAAAGCAGGGTCAGATTGAGAGCGATGTCCCAATGGAATGCGGTCCGGCCGCAGCGGAAGTGGAGCAAattcagcccagagacagtgacgtcagagacactgatcaggaCCCTGTGACCAGCACAAGTGAGGCGAttgtctgtcagcccagagacagtgacgtcagagacactgatcaggaccctggaaccggtacaagtgaggcgactgtctgtcagcccagagacagtgacgtcagagacactgatcaggaccctggaaccggtacaagtgaggcgactgtctgtcagcccagagacagtgacgtcagagacactgatcaggaccctggaaccggtacaagtgaggcgacggtctgtcagcccagagacagtgacgtcacagacactgatcaggaccctggaaccggtacaagtgaggcgactgtctgtcagcccagagacagtgacgtcagagacactgagcaggaccctggaaccggtacaagtgaggtgactgtctgtcagcccagagacagtgacgtcagagacactgagcaggaccctggaaccggtacaagtgaggcgactgtctgtcagctCGGAAGCTCATTGAACACGGAATTGTCAAGTCCCCAACAAGGAGCAG agcCAGGGTTTACAATCTCTGACCTCCTGGCACAGGGGGAGGAATATCGACTGTACCAACTGACAAAGTTCTACAGAGACAGACTCATACAAGCAATTGAAGAAAAGGTTGAAAGACTCGGTTGGATGTTGACAAAGGAGGGACATTTCAGTAGAGAAGAAAATGAG AAAGTCACCGAACTGACAGAGAAGGGAAACCGGACAGAGAGTTCCAGACTCTTCCTCAGTTTGGTGATGGGCAAAGGCTCCCGGGCCCGGAGGGCGATGTGGGAATCCTTTGTGACTTGGAGGACTGAGTTACCGAAGTTGGACAGAATACTGAGGGAAATACAGGAACTCG ATCCTGATCCACAGGAATACATGAACATTGCCCAAGGGTTATCTGAATTACCCACTCAACTGATAG ATGTTcaacagaaacacaaggagacTCTGCGGGTACAAACTGAATCACTGAGAGTCAACACGATCcttatgagggagaaggtgaaggttTTCCAGCTGGTTGATCAATACGCTGAGCTCACGGTCATTTCTACTGTTCGAGATCGGAGACTGGTGGAACATGAACTGCTGGCAAGAGGCAGAGACCACGAGGAGTGGAGAGAAAAACACCTCCGAGGAGAGCTGGAAAAAATCCAGACAGATCAGTTATTCCAGAGCAGCTTTTCCCGGAGTAAATCCAAAACTGGGAGTTCGGCAGCAGTGGCCGGAGTCGCGGGGATTGGGAAAACAACAATGGTACAAAAGATTATTTATGACTGGGCTACAAGGAAAATATACCAACAATTCCACTTTGTCTTCAGTTTCAAATTCCGGGATTTAAACTCCATTAACTGCAGAATAAACCTGAGGGAACTCATTCTGGATCAATATCCTTACTTTGGGAATTTACTGACAGAAGTCTGGAAGAACCCAGAGGGATTGTTGTTTATATTCGATGGTCTGGATGAATTCAAACAGAACATTGATTTTGCTGACAGTCAGAGAGATACAGAACCCAAGCACCAGTGCCCAGATCCCGAGTGGTGGTGTGAAGTGTctgacattgtgtacagtttaatccagggCAAGCTGCTCCCAGGATGTTCAGTGCTGGTGACCACCCGACCCACTGCGTTACATTTACTGGAAAAGGCGAAGATCAGTGTCTGGGCTGAAATCCTGGGATTTGTTGGTGAGGAACGGAAGGAGTATTTCATCAGGTATTTTGAAGATCAGACGGTGGCAGCAGCTGTTTTCAAACACGTGAAGGAGAACGAGATTCTGTACACCATGAGCTACAACCCCTCCTACTGCTGGATCCTCGCTCTGGCACTGGGccccttcttcacacaaagagtcagGGACCCGCAGCGAGTTCCCAAGACCATCACCCAACTGTACTCCTACTATATTtacaatatcctgaaaaaccACGGCCGTGAGATTGAGAGACCCCGTGATGTGTTTCTCAGCGTTGGTCAGATGGCCTTCAGAGGAGTGTCTAAGAAGAAGATTGTGTTTACAGATGGAGATTTGATCAGCTACAGTCTGCAGCCTTCCCAGTTCCTGTCCGGGTTCCTGGTGGAGCTTTTGGAGAGAGAGGATTCTTCCCGGAGCGTGGTGTACACATTCCCACACCTCACCATTCAAGAGTTTGTAGCTGCAGTCGCGCAATTTCTGACTATACATCCCAGGGATATCCTGAAATTCCTCACTGAAGCCCACAGCACGACAGATGGACGATTTGAGGTATTTCTCCGTTTCGTGGCTGGTCTCTCCAACCCAATGACAGCTCGGGGTCTGGCGGAGTTTCTGGGCCCATTTCCTCATGAAACAACCTGCCGGGTGATTGactgggtgaaggaggaggttaaACGCCAGAGTGGAAACACATGGAGTGAAGCTGGTAAAAGGAGCCTCCTGAACACATTGCACTACCTGTTTGAGTCTCAGAATCGTGGGCTGGCTCAGGCCGCACTGGGATCTGTGGAAACACTTTCATTCAGTGGAATGACACTGACTCCGATTGACTGCGTGGTCCTGTCTCATGTCATCGGACTCTGTGATACAATAAAACACCTCAACCTGGTGAACTGCCACATTCAGTGTGAAGGAATCCAGCGGCTGGGACCCGGGCTGCACAAGTGCCAAGAGTTGGG ACTCGGGGGGAAtgaactgggagattcaggagtgaaaacggtgtctgcggctctgaggaacccggagtgtaaaatacagacactggg gctaTACGatgtcggtctcacagattctggtgccgaGGATCTCGCCTCCGCTCTCAGTACAAACCCATCACTGACGGAGCTGAACCTGAGTGGTaataaactgggagattcaggagtgaaactggtgtctgcggctctgaggaaCCCGGAGTGTAAATTACAGGAACTGTG gctgaacaatgtcggtctcacagattctggtgccgaGGATCTCGCCTCCGCTCTCAGTACAAACCCATCACTGACGATGCTGGACCTGAGTGATAAtgaactgggagattcaggagtgaaactgatGTCAGCGGCGCTTAggaacccggagtgtaaaatacGGAAACTGCG GCTGGACCgtgtcggtctcacagattctggcGCCGAGGATCTCGCCTCCGCTCTCAGTACAAACCCATCACTGACGGAGCTGAGCCTAAGTGATAAtgaactgggagattcaggagtgaaactggtgtctgcggctctgagaaacccggagtgtaaaatacagaaactgca gctgaGGAATGTCGGTCTCACAGAATCTGGTGCCGAGGATCTCGTCTCCGCTCTCAGTACAAAACCATCACTGACGGATCTGAACTTGAGTGGTAATAAACTGGGGAATTCAGGAGCGAAACTGTTATCTGCGGCTCTAAGGACCTCcgagtgtaaaatacagaaactgtg gctggaccatgtcggtctcacagattctggtgccgaGGATCTCGTCTCCGCTCTCAGTACAAAACCATCACTGACGGAGCTGATCCTGATCGAGAACTCACTGACAGACCGATCTGTCCCCGCTCTCCGCCAcctcatactgaccctcccggGACTGGAGCTGATTTG GCTGGtggggaatcagttcagtgagacCGGGATGAAGGAATTG GATCTCTGCAGGAACTCAGACCCGGACTGA